One Gordonia sp. SID5947 genomic region harbors:
- a CDS encoding aminodeoxychorismate synthase component I, producing the protein MTAPALDVLRALHAHTRASGLPPPAALIGDWWDADAVIAPSVDLRPGFAPPDDPDLYWFGYLGFPVRAADSSLPPVVGGLTDEVLILRDGRWHHESVHGSACAPWIERALSEPAHTAEHGWTAKWTAPERGPHLAAIDRCLEAIRAGEVYQACVCTRFTGTVEGDPLEFFATITGTTLPAKSAYLHGDWGTVTSFSPETFLRRTGNLVSSSPIKGTVPADAVPESLSASAKDVAENVMIVDLVRNDLGRLAVTGTVRVADLLSVVPAPGVWHLVSRVEAIVDPAVGTNELLRATFPPASVTGTPKIRAAELLAGWESSPRGVYCGAIGMAGPGHALDLNVAIRTVTMTPDGTAGLGVGGGITIDSDPAREWQECLDKAASIVEATGTTGH; encoded by the coding sequence GTGACCGCGCCGGCGCTCGATGTCTTGCGTGCGCTGCACGCGCACACTCGCGCGTCCGGGCTGCCGCCACCGGCAGCGCTGATCGGCGACTGGTGGGATGCTGATGCCGTCATCGCGCCATCGGTCGATCTCCGGCCGGGATTCGCACCGCCCGACGACCCCGATCTGTACTGGTTCGGCTACCTGGGATTTCCGGTGCGTGCCGCCGACTCATCGCTGCCGCCCGTGGTCGGTGGACTCACCGATGAAGTACTGATCCTTCGTGACGGCCGTTGGCACCACGAGAGTGTGCACGGAAGTGCCTGTGCCCCATGGATCGAGCGGGCACTCTCCGAGCCGGCCCACACCGCCGAACACGGGTGGACGGCGAAGTGGACCGCCCCCGAACGCGGTCCGCACCTCGCGGCGATCGACCGGTGTCTCGAGGCGATCCGTGCCGGCGAGGTCTACCAGGCCTGCGTGTGCACCCGTTTCACCGGGACCGTCGAGGGCGACCCGCTGGAGTTCTTCGCGACGATCACCGGAACCACTCTCCCGGCGAAATCCGCCTATCTCCACGGTGATTGGGGAACGGTGACGAGCTTTTCTCCGGAGACTTTCTTACGCCGGACCGGCAACCTCGTCTCCTCATCGCCGATCAAGGGGACGGTACCGGCGGATGCGGTGCCGGAATCGTTGTCGGCCTCGGCGAAGGATGTCGCCGAGAATGTGATGATCGTCGACCTGGTGCGCAACGACCTCGGTCGCCTCGCCGTCACCGGCACGGTCCGGGTGGCGGACCTGCTCTCGGTGGTACCCGCGCCCGGAGTGTGGCACCTGGTGTCCCGGGTGGAGGCCATCGTCGACCCGGCGGTCGGGACGAACGAGTTGTTGCGCGCCACGTTCCCTCCTGCGTCGGTCACCGGCACACCGAAGATCCGAGCGGCAGAACTGCTCGCCGGGTGGGAGTCGTCGCCGCGGGGCGTCTACTGCGGGGCGATCGGCATGGCCGGGCCCGGACACGCACTCGACCTCAACGTGGCGATCCGCACCGTCACCATGACACCGGACGGCACCGCCGGCCTCGGGGTGGGCGGCGGCATCACCATCGATTCCGATCCCGCTCGCGAATGGCAGGAATGCCTGGACAAGGCGGCCAGCATCGTGGAGGCCACGGGGACGACCGGCCACTGA
- a CDS encoding helix-turn-helix domain-containing protein — MRRSILPGTEIAGDAASPGDRAGSDVTRDLPVPTARKEVLASWQRAIDTGADAGKHAPRHLPSGEVHERRHGNALGDSADRMQRVFAETGDDPELLMGVFDADGVLLWRGGTSRWLRVADHLELVEGSRWDEESTATTAVGLVMSDHRSIRVVGQEHFNHALHALYCAAAPIHDPRTGDLTGIVSLAGPVDGLQPSSTAFAASMAALGEHEIAGAHARSLAELRKHAGARLTGIRGPALLVDRDGWVADSHGCTAPAAVAAPMEDTHQFVPGIGTCVAQPVGCGWLLRRVGPANPVVAELDLRGEPTLTVAGDGDDWQTVLTRRHAQILLLLSEASESGLTSARLSRLIFGDSGHVVTVRAEMSRLRRAVGALLTSRPYRLAPGVTLHVSENGSPAESGEAWLTTPGGVPERPDTAHAGKHRRLA, encoded by the coding sequence ATGCGCCGATCCATACTGCCGGGTACGGAGATTGCGGGCGACGCCGCAAGCCCTGGTGACCGGGCCGGATCCGACGTCACCCGCGATCTCCCGGTGCCCACGGCTCGCAAAGAAGTCCTCGCGTCGTGGCAGCGTGCCATCGACACCGGGGCCGACGCCGGCAAACACGCCCCACGACATCTGCCGTCCGGCGAGGTCCACGAACGGCGACATGGCAACGCACTCGGTGACAGCGCGGACCGCATGCAGCGGGTGTTCGCCGAGACCGGTGACGACCCGGAGCTGCTCATGGGTGTCTTTGACGCCGATGGTGTTCTGCTGTGGCGAGGCGGAACCTCGCGATGGTTGCGGGTCGCCGATCACCTCGAGCTCGTGGAGGGCAGCCGGTGGGACGAGGAATCCACCGCGACCACGGCGGTGGGCCTGGTCATGTCCGATCACCGGTCCATCCGGGTGGTCGGCCAAGAACACTTCAACCACGCCCTGCACGCGCTCTATTGCGCTGCCGCCCCGATACACGACCCGCGCACCGGAGACCTGACCGGAATCGTGTCTCTCGCCGGGCCGGTCGACGGCCTCCAGCCTTCGTCGACGGCTTTCGCGGCCAGCATGGCCGCGCTCGGCGAGCACGAGATCGCAGGCGCACATGCGCGATCTCTCGCCGAACTGCGCAAGCACGCCGGAGCGCGGCTGACCGGCATCCGAGGTCCGGCACTGCTGGTGGACCGCGACGGCTGGGTGGCCGACAGCCACGGGTGTACGGCGCCCGCCGCGGTGGCGGCGCCGATGGAGGACACCCACCAATTCGTTCCCGGGATCGGAACCTGTGTCGCCCAGCCGGTCGGCTGTGGTTGGCTCCTGCGACGCGTCGGCCCAGCGAATCCCGTTGTCGCCGAACTCGACCTGCGCGGCGAACCGACGTTGACCGTGGCCGGCGACGGCGATGACTGGCAGACCGTCCTGACCCGCAGGCACGCCCAGATCCTGCTCCTGCTGTCCGAGGCGTCGGAGTCCGGCCTCACCTCGGCCCGGTTGAGCAGACTGATCTTCGGCGATTCCGGCCATGTCGTGACGGTTCGCGCGGAGATGTCACGCCTGCGGCGCGCGGTCGGTGCGTTGCTCACCAGCCGGCCCTATCGGCTCGCTCCCGGCGTGACGCTCCACGTCTCCGAGAACGGATCTCCCGCCGAATCAGGCGAGGCCTGGCTCACGACTCCTGGCGGCGTGCCAGAACGGCCTGATACAGCTCACGCCGGGAAGCACCGCCGCCTCGCGTGA
- the rsmI gene encoding 16S rRNA (cytidine(1402)-2'-O)-methyltransferase: MMNSREAVDRSEGHADDEAGRLVLAATPMGQAGDASPRLRAALATADIVAAEDTRRARNLASALDVAIGGSLVSYYDQVEAARTPALVDAIAAGSTVLLITDAGMPSVSDPGFKLVAACADAGLRVTCLPGPSAVTTALAVSALPSERFCFDGFAPRRVGARREWLTTLLDQPRTTVFFESPHRLADTLVDAADVLGGERRAAVCRELTKTYEEVRRGTLAELADWAADGVKGEITVVVAGGTPRVRDMADLVEEVEALVADGTRLKDACQEVTRGGGASRRELYQAVLARRQES, encoded by the coding sequence ATGATGAACTCCCGGGAAGCCGTCGACAGATCCGAAGGCCATGCAGACGACGAGGCCGGTCGGCTCGTACTGGCGGCCACGCCGATGGGCCAGGCCGGTGATGCGTCACCGCGGCTGCGTGCAGCCCTCGCCACGGCCGACATCGTGGCCGCCGAGGACACCCGCCGTGCCCGCAATCTCGCGTCCGCACTCGACGTCGCGATCGGTGGCAGCCTGGTGAGCTATTACGACCAGGTCGAAGCGGCTCGCACACCGGCGTTGGTGGACGCGATCGCCGCCGGTTCGACGGTGCTGCTGATCACCGATGCGGGGATGCCCTCGGTGAGCGATCCGGGCTTCAAGCTCGTCGCCGCATGCGCCGACGCAGGACTGCGTGTCACCTGTCTGCCGGGACCGTCGGCGGTGACCACGGCGCTCGCCGTGTCTGCGTTGCCGTCGGAGCGGTTCTGCTTCGACGGTTTCGCCCCGCGGCGTGTCGGTGCTCGTCGGGAGTGGTTGACGACGCTGCTCGACCAGCCGCGCACCACTGTCTTCTTCGAGTCGCCGCACCGCCTCGCGGACACTCTCGTGGACGCCGCCGATGTCCTCGGGGGAGAACGCCGTGCGGCGGTGTGCCGCGAACTCACCAAGACCTACGAGGAGGTGCGCCGCGGAACGCTCGCGGAGCTCGCCGACTGGGCGGCCGACGGTGTGAAGGGTGAGATCACCGTGGTTGTCGCGGGCGGGACGCCGCGGGTCCGAGACATGGCCGACCTGGTCGAGGAGGTCGAAGCGCTGGTGGCCGATGGCACCCGCCTCAAGGACGCGTGTCAGGAGGTCACGCGAGGCGGCGGTGCTTCCCGGCGTGAGCTGTATCAGGCCGTTCTGGCACGCCGCCAGGAGTCGTGA
- a CDS encoding glycosyltransferase family 39 protein: protein MGTRPGPEIPTPLFGAPDRRRGLVVGLVIAAIAAVTRLWGLTHPTDQGTPVFDEKHYVPQGWQVLTGGNWIEDNPAYGLVVHPPVGKWLLAAGESVFGYGPVGWRIAPAIAGIAIIVMIYCVVRRMARSTLVGAIAGLFAICDSVLFVQARMGMLDIFQAVFVVAAFTALIADRDQVRARMHRVWVEGRMGDSDHGPRFGFRWYRFTAGVMLGLACGTKWSGIYFVVFFALLAIGFDVAARKAYHVRRPWLGVLRRDLIPSGLSLAVMPVLIYLATFIPWFNSETAVYRYEVGNQIGVDGPFAWVPGAWRSLWFYEAGILQFHAGLTNSAGNHHPWESKPWTWPMSLRPMLYAIENGPDQCGGGECIRAQMLIGSPALWWLALPMLAWGLWRFLVRRDWRYAAVITGYAAGYLPWFTDLDRQMYFFYATVMAPFLVMGLALCTGDLLRAATATARARPEKRTLAILVVAIYIGLVVANFIWLWPILTASAISPAQWHQQIWLPSWG from the coding sequence CTGGGCACCCGGCCGGGACCCGAGATCCCGACTCCGCTGTTCGGCGCCCCCGACCGTCGGCGCGGTCTCGTCGTCGGCCTCGTCATCGCCGCAATCGCCGCGGTGACCCGACTCTGGGGTCTGACACATCCCACCGACCAGGGCACCCCGGTCTTCGACGAAAAGCACTACGTCCCGCAGGGCTGGCAGGTACTGACCGGCGGAAATTGGATCGAGGACAACCCGGCCTATGGGCTCGTGGTGCACCCACCGGTGGGCAAATGGCTGCTGGCGGCCGGCGAGTCGGTCTTCGGCTACGGCCCCGTCGGCTGGCGGATCGCGCCGGCGATCGCCGGGATCGCGATCATCGTGATGATCTATTGCGTGGTCCGGCGCATGGCGCGCTCCACCCTGGTCGGCGCCATCGCCGGCCTCTTCGCGATCTGCGACAGCGTTCTGTTCGTCCAGGCCCGCATGGGCATGCTCGACATCTTCCAGGCGGTCTTCGTCGTCGCCGCCTTCACCGCGCTCATCGCCGACCGCGATCAGGTGCGGGCACGGATGCATCGCGTCTGGGTCGAGGGCCGGATGGGTGACAGTGATCACGGCCCCCGGTTCGGGTTCCGCTGGTATCGCTTCACCGCCGGCGTGATGCTCGGGCTGGCATGTGGCACAAAGTGGTCGGGCATCTATTTCGTGGTCTTCTTCGCCCTGCTCGCCATCGGTTTCGACGTCGCGGCCCGCAAGGCGTATCACGTCCGTCGTCCGTGGCTCGGCGTGCTGCGCCGCGACCTGATCCCGTCCGGCCTGAGTCTCGCCGTGATGCCGGTGCTCATCTATCTCGCCACGTTCATCCCCTGGTTCAACAGCGAGACCGCCGTGTACCGCTACGAGGTCGGCAACCAGATCGGCGTCGACGGACCCTTCGCATGGGTTCCGGGCGCGTGGCGTTCGCTGTGGTTCTACGAGGCGGGCATCCTGCAATTCCATGCGGGCCTGACCAATTCCGCGGGCAACCATCACCCGTGGGAATCGAAGCCCTGGACGTGGCCGATGAGCCTGCGGCCCATGCTCTACGCCATCGAGAACGGACCCGATCAGTGCGGCGGCGGTGAATGCATCCGCGCGCAGATGCTGATCGGTTCACCGGCGCTGTGGTGGCTGGCGCTGCCGATGCTCGCCTGGGGCCTGTGGCGCTTCCTGGTCCGCCGGGACTGGCGCTACGCCGCGGTGATCACCGGGTATGCCGCGGGTTACCTGCCCTGGTTCACCGACCTCGACCGCCAGATGTACTTCTTCTACGCAACCGTGATGGCGCCCTTCCTGGTGATGGGGCTGGCCCTGTGCACCGGCGACCTGTTGCGGGCCGCGACCGCGACGGCGAGAGCGCGCCCGGAAAAGCGCACTCTCGCAATCCTCGTCGTGGCGATCTACATCGGGCTCGTGGTGGCCAACTTCATCTGGTTGTGGCCGATCCTCACGGCAAGTGCGATCTCCCCGGCTCAGTGGCATCAGCAGATCTGGCTTCCGAGCTGGGGCTGA
- a CDS encoding BCCT family transporter has translation MTTEQKAVRKSRVGLDPWVFGITAAIVLSFVVWGVADSESLNASSSNALGWITDNMGWLFILSATFFVVFAVYLAASKYGRIPLGHDGDKPEYRTISWIAMMFSAGMGIGLMFFGAYEPLFHFVNAPPGYDARDVQIAMATTMFHWGFHPWAMYAVVGLAIAYSTYRCGRGQLISAVFAPLLGGRENGPIGKVIDILAIFATLFGTVASLGLGALQIGSGLVKVGWVDEPSTMLLVTVIAVLTAAFVASAVSGIARGIQWLSNINMVLALLLAIFVFVVGPTVFVLNLMPTTLGAYLNDIPSFSARSGATVDADGQEWLASWTIFYWAWWVSWTPFVGLFLAKISKGRTIREFVIGVMVVPTTVSLVWFCIFGGTAIRQETDGLNLPVDDSEATLFDVLGNLPWTAVASALVMLLVAIFFVSGADSASIVMGSLSHRGAHDPPRWLTVFWGVSTGSVAALLLAISGDDGLTGLQQMAIIAALPFVVVMILMCFALFRDLRRDPLIVARMELREEIDEHIRQQATEIATSEFSAVGGYVEQPVVVEEPISPSSEARSADATEPGRSHLP, from the coding sequence GTGACGACGGAACAGAAAGCGGTCAGAAAGTCGCGGGTGGGTCTCGATCCATGGGTTTTCGGGATCACCGCCGCCATCGTCCTCAGTTTTGTCGTGTGGGGCGTGGCCGACTCCGAGAGCCTCAACGCCTCGAGTTCCAACGCCCTCGGATGGATCACCGACAACATGGGCTGGTTGTTCATCTTGTCGGCGACCTTCTTCGTGGTGTTCGCCGTGTACCTGGCGGCCAGCAAATACGGCCGCATCCCCCTCGGTCACGACGGCGACAAACCCGAATACCGGACGATCAGTTGGATCGCCATGATGTTCAGCGCCGGCATGGGGATCGGCCTCATGTTCTTCGGTGCATACGAGCCGCTGTTCCACTTCGTCAACGCACCTCCCGGATACGATGCGCGCGACGTACAGATCGCCATGGCCACCACCATGTTCCACTGGGGTTTTCATCCGTGGGCGATGTATGCGGTCGTGGGCCTCGCAATTGCTTACAGCACGTATCGGTGTGGGCGCGGCCAGTTGATCAGTGCAGTCTTCGCGCCGTTGCTCGGTGGCCGTGAGAACGGGCCGATCGGCAAGGTGATCGACATCCTGGCGATCTTCGCGACGTTGTTCGGCACGGTTGCCTCCCTCGGTCTGGGCGCGCTGCAGATCGGGTCGGGGCTGGTGAAGGTCGGCTGGGTGGACGAGCCGTCGACGATGCTCTTGGTCACGGTGATCGCGGTGCTGACGGCGGCCTTCGTCGCATCGGCCGTCTCCGGTATCGCCCGCGGTATCCAGTGGCTGTCCAACATCAACATGGTGCTCGCACTCCTGCTGGCGATCTTCGTCTTCGTGGTCGGACCGACGGTGTTCGTCCTGAATCTGATGCCCACCACCCTGGGTGCCTATCTCAACGACATCCCCAGTTTCTCGGCACGTTCGGGAGCGACGGTCGACGCCGACGGTCAGGAATGGCTGGCCTCGTGGACGATCTTCTACTGGGCATGGTGGGTTTCGTGGACCCCGTTCGTCGGGTTGTTCCTGGCGAAGATCAGCAAGGGTCGCACCATCCGCGAGTTCGTGATCGGTGTGATGGTGGTGCCGACCACCGTGTCGCTGGTCTGGTTCTGCATCTTCGGCGGCACCGCGATACGACAGGAGACAGACGGACTGAACCTGCCGGTGGACGACAGCGAGGCCACGCTGTTCGATGTGTTGGGCAATCTTCCGTGGACCGCGGTCGCCTCCGCGCTCGTCATGTTGCTGGTGGCGATCTTCTTCGTGTCGGGCGCCGACTCCGCATCGATCGTGATGGGTTCGCTCAGCCATCGCGGGGCCCACGATCCACCGAGATGGCTGACCGTCTTCTGGGGTGTGTCCACCGGTTCCGTGGCCGCCCTGCTCCTGGCCATCAGCGGCGACGACGGACTGACCGGGTTGCAGCAGATGGCGATCATCGCTGCGCTGCCGTTCGTGGTGGTGATGATCCTGATGTGTTTCGCGCTGTTCCGTGATCTGCGCCGCGATCCGCTGATCGTTGCGCGGATGGAGTTGCGCGAGGAGATCGACGAGCACATCCGGCAGCAGGCCACCGAGATCGCGACGAGCGAGTTCTCCGCCGTCGGCGGTTACGTCGAACAACCGGTGGTCGTCGAGGAGCCGATCAGCCCCAGCTCGGAAGCCAGATCTGCTGATGCCACTGAGCCGGGGAGATCGCACTTGCCGTGA
- a CDS encoding GntR family transcriptional regulator: protein MSADLSTLLTIDPDGAEPPFEQVRNGVIELIGRGELLVGERIPTVRRLAADLGLAANTVARSYRELEAAGVIETRGRHGSFIKSGRDATLDRAQQATVEHVRSLRDLGLDDATIVTLVTQATHSG, encoded by the coding sequence GTGTCCGCAGATCTGTCGACGTTGTTGACGATCGATCCCGATGGTGCCGAGCCGCCGTTCGAGCAGGTCCGCAACGGTGTCATCGAGCTCATCGGACGTGGGGAGCTGCTGGTCGGGGAGCGGATTCCCACGGTCCGCCGGCTCGCCGCGGATCTGGGCCTGGCGGCCAACACCGTGGCGCGGAGCTATCGGGAACTGGAGGCGGCGGGAGTCATCGAGACCCGTGGGCGGCACGGCTCGTTCATCAAGTCGGGTCGGGACGCGACGCTCGACCGGGCGCAGCAGGCCACCGTCGAACACGTGAGATCGCTCCGTGACCTCGGTCTGGACGACGCCACAATAGTCACATTGGTGACACAGGCTACCCATTCGGGTTGA
- a CDS encoding arginine deiminase, which yields MSSSAAGYALGSTSEVGRLRAVMLHRPGDELRRLTPRNNDQLLFDGLPWVTRAQEEHDAFAELLRANGVDVFLLGDLLTETIEHSGAARIQGIAAAVSARRLGNHLADDLARHLRGLPAAELAHVLTAGMTFDELPVTPAAASSSLVRRMHHGPEFAIEPLPNLLFTRDSSFWIGPRFAITSLALPARVRETSLTDLIYAHHPRFTGARRAYESQVAPVEGGDVLLLTPGVVAVGVGERTTPAGAEALARSLFDDGLAHTVLAVPIRQERAFMHLDTVCTMVDVDAVVMYPNIAESMSAFTLRHLDGAVEVTGSRPFVEAAADAMEIEKLRVIDTGLDPITAEREQWDDGNNTLAVAPGTVVSYNRNVETNQRLRDSGIEVLEIEGRELGSGRGGPRCMSCPLARDEV from the coding sequence ATGAGCAGCAGCGCCGCCGGCTATGCCCTGGGATCGACCTCCGAGGTGGGCAGGTTGCGGGCGGTGATGCTGCATCGGCCGGGTGACGAATTGCGGCGCCTCACCCCGCGCAACAACGATCAGTTGCTGTTCGACGGTCTGCCGTGGGTGACCCGCGCGCAGGAGGAGCATGATGCGTTCGCCGAACTCCTGCGTGCTAACGGCGTCGACGTCTTCTTGCTCGGAGACCTGCTCACCGAGACCATCGAGCACAGTGGTGCGGCTCGTATCCAGGGCATCGCGGCCGCGGTCAGTGCGCGACGACTCGGCAACCACCTCGCCGACGACCTGGCCCGGCACCTGCGTGGACTGCCCGCAGCGGAGCTCGCGCACGTGCTGACCGCCGGGATGACCTTCGACGAGCTCCCGGTCACCCCGGCGGCGGCCTCGTCGTCGCTGGTGCGCCGGATGCACCACGGCCCTGAGTTCGCGATCGAACCGCTGCCCAATCTGCTGTTCACCCGGGACAGTTCGTTCTGGATCGGCCCGCGATTCGCGATCACGTCACTGGCACTTCCGGCGCGCGTACGGGAGACGTCGCTCACCGATCTGATCTACGCGCATCACCCCCGGTTCACCGGTGCCCGCCGCGCCTACGAATCCCAGGTGGCGCCGGTCGAGGGTGGTGACGTGCTGTTGCTGACGCCTGGCGTCGTCGCGGTGGGGGTGGGGGAGCGGACCACGCCGGCGGGTGCGGAAGCCTTGGCGCGCAGTCTGTTCGATGATGGTCTGGCACACACGGTGCTCGCCGTTCCGATCCGGCAGGAACGTGCGTTCATGCACCTCGACACGGTGTGCACGATGGTGGATGTGGATGCGGTGGTGATGTACCCGAACATCGCGGAATCGATGTCGGCGTTCACCTTGCGTCACCTCGACGGTGCCGTCGAGGTGACCGGTTCCCGCCCGTTCGTCGAGGCCGCCGCCGACGCCATGGAGATCGAGAAGCTCCGGGTGATCGACACCGGCCTCGATCCGATCACCGCCGAACGTGAACAGTGGGACGACGGCAACAACACTCTCGCCGTCGCGCCCGGGACGGTCGTCTCCTACAACCGGAATGTCGAGACGAATCAGCGCCTTCGTGATTCGGGGATCGAGGTGCTCGAGATCGAAGGCAGAGAGCTCGGGTCCGGTCGCGGCGGACCTCGATGCATGTCGTGTCCACTCGCCCGCGACGAGGTCTGA
- a CDS encoding MFS transporter: protein MRQIPRGIWVLLAANVVIALGYGLIAPALPAFARSFNVSFTAASAVVSAFAVMRLLFAPTTGRLVTIFGERRIYLIGLLIVAASTFACAFAQTYWQLLLFRAAGGIGSTMFTVSAMALLIRMSPGDIRGRVSGYFSAGFLIGNITGPLIGSALVGFGLRMPFVVYSIALLIASVVVATQLRDQGGRPDPSGGAPAGVVSFRSALRDSTYRAILSSNFVQGWASMGVRVAVVPLFITDGLDEGAAMAGVALAVFAVGNVAAIVVAGRLSDSLGRRPVMLPGLAIAAVATAALGLAPNLLIALVLCLAAGAGSGLFAPTHQAALADVLGNRQQGGSALAAYGMSSDLGAVSGPIIVGFVADRAGFAPAFLLTGAVTAIAFGLWCVAAETAPAVTGGGPHLTEVERDTDR, encoded by the coding sequence ATGAGACAGATTCCCCGCGGGATCTGGGTGCTGCTGGCTGCGAACGTCGTCATCGCGCTGGGATACGGATTGATCGCGCCCGCGCTGCCCGCCTTTGCGCGCAGCTTCAATGTCAGCTTCACCGCGGCGTCGGCGGTCGTCTCCGCGTTCGCGGTCATGCGCCTGCTCTTCGCACCGACGACGGGACGGCTGGTCACCATCTTCGGTGAGCGGCGGATCTATCTGATCGGACTGTTGATCGTCGCGGCGAGCACCTTTGCCTGTGCGTTCGCCCAAACCTATTGGCAGTTGCTCTTGTTCCGTGCCGCAGGCGGCATCGGTTCGACGATGTTCACCGTCTCCGCGATGGCTCTGCTGATCCGCATGTCGCCGGGGGACATTCGTGGGCGGGTGTCCGGCTACTTCTCGGCCGGGTTTCTGATCGGCAACATCACCGGACCTCTGATCGGTAGTGCGCTGGTCGGTTTCGGCCTGCGGATGCCGTTCGTGGTGTATTCGATCGCGCTGTTGATCGCCTCCGTGGTGGTCGCCACCCAGCTGCGTGACCAGGGCGGCCGGCCCGATCCCTCGGGTGGGGCTCCGGCCGGGGTGGTGAGCTTCCGTAGCGCGTTGCGCGACAGCACCTACCGCGCGATCCTGTCGTCGAACTTCGTGCAGGGCTGGGCCTCGATGGGGGTGCGGGTTGCGGTGGTGCCGTTGTTCATCACCGACGGCCTCGACGAAGGCGCCGCGATGGCCGGTGTCGCGCTCGCGGTGTTCGCCGTGGGCAACGTCGCGGCCATCGTGGTCGCGGGACGACTGTCCGACAGTCTCGGCCGCAGGCCGGTGATGTTGCCGGGCCTGGCAATCGCCGCGGTGGCCACCGCAGCGCTCGGTCTGGCGCCCAATCTGTTGATCGCGCTGGTGCTGTGCCTTGCCGCGGGCGCCGGTTCCGGCCTGTTCGCGCCCACCCATCAGGCCGCTCTCGCCGACGTCCTCGGCAATCGGCAGCAGGGCGGGTCGGCGCTCGCCGCCTACGGCATGTCGTCGGATCTCGGTGCTGTCAGCGGACCGATCATCGTGGGTTTCGTCGCCGATCGGGCCGGCTTCGCGCCTGCCTTCCTGCTCACGGGCGCGGTCACCGCGATTGCTTTCGGACTGTGGTGCGTGGCGGCCGAGACCGCTCCCGCCGTCACGGGCGGCGGCCCCCACCTCACCGAGGTGGAACGCGACACGGACCGGTAA
- a CDS encoding patatin-like phospholipase family protein yields the protein MARPTRVALALGSGGARGYAHIGVIAELEARGFEVVTVAGSSMGALVGGLYCAGKLDDYVDWITGLSQLDVVRLMDVSLSKPGVIGAERILSRVREILGDARIEELPTPFTAVATDLDVGRAVWFQRGPVVEAIRASIAIPGVISPHDHGGRLLADGGILDPLPVAPTSGVASDVTIGVVLGADGGPEQGATREPKTKRLLRRNVAPILDSDFVRSVRDRFGMESSGGEELRSDAAATEPDAEPTRMGRIEVLSRSLDIMQEALTRYQVAGYPPDILIRIPRKSVRTLDFHKASEMITLGRSRTAEALDQLPELTL from the coding sequence ATGGCCAGACCCACCCGCGTCGCGCTTGCCCTCGGCAGCGGCGGGGCACGCGGCTACGCGCACATCGGGGTGATCGCCGAGCTCGAGGCACGCGGGTTCGAGGTGGTCACCGTCGCCGGATCGTCGATGGGCGCCTTGGTCGGTGGTCTGTACTGTGCCGGCAAGCTCGACGACTACGTCGACTGGATCACCGGCCTTTCACAACTCGACGTCGTACGGCTGATGGATGTATCGCTTTCCAAGCCCGGCGTGATCGGTGCTGAGCGCATCTTGTCGAGGGTGCGGGAGATCCTCGGCGACGCCCGGATCGAAGAGCTGCCGACCCCTTTCACCGCCGTGGCCACCGACCTCGACGTGGGCCGCGCGGTCTGGTTCCAGCGTGGCCCGGTCGTCGAGGCCATCCGGGCCTCGATCGCGATTCCCGGCGTCATCAGCCCCCACGACCACGGTGGGCGCCTGCTCGCCGACGGCGGCATCCTCGATCCGCTCCCGGTCGCCCCGACGTCGGGGGTCGCCAGCGACGTCACGATCGGGGTGGTGCTCGGTGCCGACGGCGGTCCGGAGCAGGGCGCCACCCGCGAACCCAAGACCAAGCGACTCCTGCGCCGCAACGTCGCGCCCATCCTCGACAGCGATTTCGTCAGGTCTGTCCGGGACCGGTTCGGGATGGAATCCTCCGGTGGCGAGGAACTCCGGTCGGACGCGGCGGCCACCGAGCCCGACGCCGAGCCGACCCGGATGGGCCGAATCGAGGTGCTCAGCCGGTCTCTCGACATCATGCAGGAGGCGCTCACCCGTTATCAGGTGGCCGGTTACCCACCCGACATCCTGATCCGGATACCGCGGAAGTCGGTGCGCACCCTCGACTTCCACAAGGCGTCCGAGATGATCACGCTCGGGCGGTCGCGGACCGCCGAGGCGCTCGACCAACTCCCAGAGTTGACCTTGTGA